From a single Gimesia fumaroli genomic region:
- a CDS encoding DUF1559 domain-containing protein yields MLTVLPPFRNCFRLSVLNSLLITVVIASSLLAAGSQDLQAQGKTSRDSKPEAATTKLKPFRMDLVPEDALGVLAVRPAQLLGEKAMAPVLQLIKQEQQKYSDYNFLGVDPTKLETITIMYLLAESGKVGQKPVDFVSVLNSTQKLDQKLVRKKFTKTNLIESRYKGKTFLTNTSPDGDALLFLDEKSCIISDKASALKKVIDSMQDQNNHTWTKRLQPVETASIAGAVNMQKARLLMGGMVQALSVKIPIWPLISPVWDHSEIVALGITLQQKLSLDLAFSQEKNSPEIKQALQGLLGLGQNMLQQMNAASKQTNRPLQPAQKSQMKLVEQILGSTRVTQNEDLVKLSTSLNSETCTNMVAAILPGILHAREAARRSVSKNNIKRIMLALHNYHFTHKHFPPAVVMGPDGKTPHSWRVELLPYLDQQELYDQYRMNEPWDSPHNRKIAETVVSAFNNPNSEKSTNASYFVVTGPGTVFGNKTGIKLSEILGGTTNTIAVLEAKRDIPWTKPADIPFDGKKVPEFGGFHTGGYHVGLCDGSVKFLIESIDKDLLKTLLTISADQKQPAP; encoded by the coding sequence ATGTTAACTGTACTGCCCCCCTTTCGAAATTGTTTCCGCTTGTCTGTTCTGAATTCTCTACTCATAACAGTAGTCATCGCAAGCAGTCTGCTTGCTGCCGGTTCTCAAGATTTGCAAGCCCAGGGAAAGACATCGCGAGACTCAAAGCCGGAAGCGGCAACAACCAAACTGAAACCGTTTCGCATGGATTTGGTCCCTGAAGATGCACTGGGAGTCCTGGCGGTCCGCCCTGCACAACTGCTGGGGGAAAAAGCAATGGCGCCAGTTCTACAATTGATCAAACAGGAACAACAGAAATATTCTGACTATAATTTTCTGGGAGTGGATCCGACCAAACTGGAGACGATTACAATTATGTATCTTCTGGCGGAATCTGGCAAGGTTGGACAGAAGCCGGTCGACTTTGTTTCCGTGTTAAATTCAACACAAAAATTAGACCAAAAGCTGGTACGGAAAAAATTCACTAAAACCAATCTCATAGAATCCCGTTACAAGGGAAAAACATTCCTGACAAACACGTCACCCGATGGAGACGCATTGTTATTCCTGGATGAAAAGTCCTGCATTATCTCAGATAAAGCCAGTGCTCTGAAAAAGGTAATTGACAGTATGCAGGATCAAAACAACCATACCTGGACTAAGCGACTGCAGCCGGTCGAAACGGCTTCCATTGCCGGCGCGGTCAACATGCAAAAAGCACGATTGCTTATGGGAGGTATGGTTCAGGCACTCTCTGTTAAAATCCCTATTTGGCCTCTAATCTCGCCGGTATGGGATCATTCCGAGATTGTCGCTTTAGGTATCACATTACAACAGAAACTCTCCCTGGATCTGGCCTTTTCCCAAGAGAAAAACAGTCCCGAAATCAAACAGGCATTACAAGGTCTGCTCGGTCTGGGGCAGAATATGCTGCAGCAGATGAATGCAGCGAGCAAACAGACAAACCGCCCCCTTCAACCGGCTCAGAAATCTCAAATGAAACTTGTAGAACAGATTCTGGGTTCCACTCGAGTTACTCAAAATGAAGATCTGGTGAAATTATCGACATCGTTGAACAGTGAAACCTGTACCAATATGGTTGCGGCCATTCTGCCCGGCATCTTACACGCACGCGAAGCGGCACGCCGTTCGGTATCGAAGAATAATATCAAACGAATCATGCTGGCATTACACAATTATCATTTCACACATAAGCATTTTCCCCCGGCAGTCGTAATGGGCCCGGATGGAAAAACGCCTCACAGCTGGCGGGTCGAACTGCTACCTTATCTCGATCAGCAGGAGCTGTACGATCAGTATCGTATGAATGAGCCGTGGGACAGCCCGCATAATCGCAAAATTGCAGAGACCGTCGTTTCTGCATTCAACAATCCGAATTCAGAAAAGTCCACAAATGCGTCATACTTTGTGGTGACAGGTCCAGGAACTGTATTTGGTAATAAAACGGGCATCAAACTCAGCGAGATCCTGGGCGGCACAACAAATACCATTGCCGTTCTCGAAGCGAAACGAGATATTCCCTGGACGAAGCCGGCAGACATTCCGTTTGACGGGAAAAAAGTACCTGAGTTTGGCGGTTTCCATACAGGGGGGTATCATGTCGGTTTGTGCGACGGTTCTGTGAAATTTTTAATAGAGTCAATCGACAAGGACCTCTTAAAGACGCTGCTTACCATCAGTGCTGATCAGAAACAGCCGGCTCCCTAG